In the genome of Vicia villosa cultivar HV-30 ecotype Madison, WI linkage group LG7, Vvil1.0, whole genome shotgun sequence, one region contains:
- the LOC131620964 gene encoding folylpolyglutamate synthase-like translates to MTEQDGGNGSQKSSSLTSSYEEALEALSSLIIRRTRADGSNFGDQFDVLFEYIKMLDLEEQISNMKIIHVAGTKGKGSTCTFTESILRNCGFRTGLFTSPHLIDIRERFRLNGIEISQEKFLAYFWWCYDRLKEKTDDNIPMPNYFRFLALLAFKIFAAEQVDVAIMEVGLGGKYDATNVVKAPIVCGITSLGYDHMEILGNTLGEIAGEKAGIFKDRIPAFTVTQPEEAKHVLEEKASKLNVSLQVAPPLDAKLLNGLTLGLEGEHQYLNAGLAIALCSTWLKRTGHLGDTDLERTDTLPEQFIKGLTSASLQGRAQIVADTHFKSEQSNELVFYLDGAHSPESMEVCARWFSLAIKENNADQTLFHRQLDNPKSSHEIVKMQHAERGLRRKSTPILLFNCLTVRDPQLLLPRLMETCAGHGVYFKKALFVPSLSVYNKVGSQASTTLTDSKVDLSWQFDLQRAWENLMQGNKGKITDTISEELKDDMEMSDSNCEHSAVFSSLPVAIKWLRDRSQQNQSVRFQVLVTGSLHLVGDVLKLVKK, encoded by the exons ATGACTGAACAAG ATGGAGGTAATGGGTCTCAGAAATCTTCATCTTTGACTTCCTCCTATGAAGAAGCATTAGAGGCTTTGTCGTCTTTGATCATTAGACGCACTCGTGCTGATGGTAGCAATTTCGGTGATCAATTTGATGTTCTTTTTGAGTACATTAAG ATGCTAGATTTGGAGGAGCAGATTTCAAATATGAAGATTATCCATGTGGCTGGTACCAAAGGGAAG GGATCTACGTGTACCTTCACAGAATCTATATTACGCAACTGTGGTTTTCGTACTGGACTTTTTACGTCTCCTCACCTCATTGATATCCGAGAAAGATTTCGTTTAAATGG TATAGAAATCTCTCAAGAGAAATTCTTAGCATACTTCTGGTGGTGTTATGATAGACTAAAG GAAAAAACTGATGATAATATTCCAATGCCTAACTATTTCCGTTTCCTCGCTTTACTTGCCTTCAAAATATTTGCAGCGGAGCAG GTAGATGTGGCTATCATGGAGGTTGGATTAGGTGGAAAATATGATGCAACAAATGTG GTTAAGGCACCTATAGTGTGTGGAATAACCTCCCTTGGGTATGACCACATGGAGATTCTTG GAAATACTCTTGGAGAAATTGCTGGTGAGAAGGCTGGTATCTTTAAG GATCGGATTCCGGCTTTTACAGTGACACAACCGGAAGAAGCCAAGCATGTACTTGAAGAGAAGGCTTCTAAATTAAATGTATCGCTTCAAGTGGCGCCTCCGTTAGATGCCAAGTTACTAAACGGCTTAACACTTGGTCTTGAAGGTGAGCATCAGTATTTAAATGCCGGTCTTGCCATTGCACTGTGCTCTACTTGGCTGAAAAGGACGGGGCATCTTGGAGACACGGACTTGGAACGAACG GACACTTTGCCAGAACAGTTCATAAAAGGGTTAACAAGTGCAAGTTTGCAAGGAAGGGCTCAGATTGTTGCTGACACACACTTCAAGAGTGAACAATCAAATGAGCTTGTTTTCTATTTAGACGGGGCTCATAGTCCTGAAAGCATGGAAGTGTGTGCAAGGTGGTTTTCTCTTGCTATCAAAGAAAACAACGCGGACCAAACGTTGTTTCATCGGCAACTTGATAATCCTAAGTCGTCTCATGAGATAGTGAAAATGCAACATGCAGAAAGAGGACTCCGGAGAAAATCCACTCCG ATATTGCTGTTCAACTGCTTAACTGTACGAGATCCTCAGTTGCTTCTTCCTCGGCTGATGGAAACATGCGCTGGTCACG GAGTTTATTTCAAGAAGGCGCTCTTTGTACCAAGTTTATCTGTGTACAACAAAGTTGGATCCCAAGCATCAACAACACTAACTGATTCTAAAGTCGATCTGTCGTGGCAGTTCGATCTTCAAAGAGCGTGGGAAAATCTCATGCAAGGAAATAAAG GTAAAATTACTGACACTATTTCTGAAGAACTAAAAGATGATATGGAAATGAGCGACAGTAATTGTGAACACAGCGCCGTGTTTTCGTCATTGCCAGTTGCAATCAAATGGCTAAGAGACAGAAGTCAACAAAATCAGTCGGTTCGTTTTCAG GTTCTTGTGACCGGCTCTTTACATCTTGTTGGCGATGTTTTGAAATTAGTCAAGAAGTAA
- the LOC131620965 gene encoding probable glycosyltransferase At3g07620, translating to MLLLKTTLSLLLLSCSSSFVVSLPQNNPYLTSTTLFLQNYHKMVQNFKVFMYPPNTNQFDNFGTELESLFYSSLLNSSYLTQHPQQAHLFFFPFSSEISTRSLSRLISRIREDFPYWNRSLGADHFYLSCAGIPNKNDRNIVELKKNAVQISCFPTRRHRFVPHKDLTLPPISNLHAPGGGDFCLVEYGNDMGEAMRLGCVPVVVVTEGGVNDMPFMDVLRWKEMAVFVKSGVKNDTDTWKKRHDGMKRLGVEGCKHLRWNRPPQPLDAFNTIMYQLWLRRHTVRYENVDTSYTQAII from the coding sequence ATGTTGTTGCTCAAAACAACCCTCTCCCTCTTACTACTATCATGTTCCTCTTCATTTGTGGTTTCACTGCCACAAAACAATCCTTACCTAACATCCACAACACTCTTCCTTCAAAATTATCATAAAATGGTTCAAAATTTCAAAGTCTTTATGTATCCACCAAACACAAACCAATTTGACAATTTCGGAACAGAACTAGAATCTCTCTTCTATTCTTCACTTCTAAACAGTTCTTACCTTACCCAACATCCTCAACAAGCACACCTCTTCTTCTTCCCTTTCTCCTCTGAAATCTCCACGCGCTCTCTCTCGCGTCTCATCTCACGCATCCGTGAAGATTTTCCTTACTGGAACCGTTCTCTCGGCGCCGATCACTTTTACCTCTCCTGCGCCGGAATTCCCAACAAAAACGACAGGAACATTGTTGAGCTGAAGAAAAACGCCGTTCAGATCTCTTGTTTTCCCACGCGCCGTCACAGGTTTGTCCCTCACAAAGATCTTACGTTACCACCGATCTCAAATCTCCACGCGCCGGGTGGTGGAGATTTCTGTTTAGTTGAGTACGGAAACGACATGGGGGAAGCGATGCGTTTGGGGTGCGTGCCTGTTGTTGTGGTTACGGAGGGAGGTGTAAACGACATGCCGTTTATGGATGtgctgaggtggaaggagatgGCTGTGTTTGTGAAAAGTGGTGTGAAGAATGATACTGACACGTGGAAGAAAAGACACGATGGTATGAAGAGATTGGGTGTGGAAGGATGTAAGCACTTGCGGTGGAATCGACCTCCTCAGCCGTTGGATGCGTTTAACACTATTATGTATCAGTTGTGGCTTAGACGCCATACCGTTAGATATGAAAATGTTGATACTTCATATACACAAGCAATTATATAA